The DNA window GTTCGCCGGCACCAAGGGCAGCGTCAAAGAGCAGATCCAGCTGGTGGAGAAGATTACGGCAAACCACAAGGGCGGCAACTTTGAATTTGCAAAAGACGAACAGGAGCAACAGTTGCTGTGGTCCGCAAGAAAAGAGTCACTATGGTCGATGCTCTCGCTGAgaaaagaaggcgaagatgTTTGTGAGTTGACTCTGCATTctcccctctctcctctttgtgTAAAAGTCTACCTATCAACTACCCACCCAACTTGAAatccatctatccatctATCCTGCAGAAATTCTTACAATCAAGCTAACGTCCTATTTCAACCACAGGGAGCACTGATGTAGCCGTGCCGCTTAGTCGCCTTGCAGACATCATCGAAGTCAGTAAGAAGGAAATGGATGAACTGGGCTTATTTGCCAGCATCCTCGGCCACATTGGCGATGGAAACTTCCACGAGAGTATCATGTACAACAAGAACGACGAGAGCGAGCGGGCCAAGGTGGAGGCTTGCGTCAAGAACATGGTTCGCCTCGCCATCGAGATGGACGGCACCTGTACGGGAGAACATGGCGTTGGAtggggaaagaaggagagctTGCTGTGGGAAGTTGGCTCTGAGACTGTAGGAGTCATGGCCACCATCAAGAACTCGCTCGATCCACGCTGGATTCTGAACCCGGGCAAGATCATGGAGGTGCCATGGGAGCGGCAGGACGATCATTCTGCTGCCAAAGACTAAGCGAGCGTATCTCTCTTTTGTCGTCATTCGTCATTATtacgagaaggagaaggaaaggcGGAGAGCTTGTACCAAAAAACGTAGGAAGTGAGTAggcagaagaaagagaaaaaggaaggaGGAAGGAGAGTCTGACCGCCATCTCGCAAAATGATGACGAAAGGTCCAATCATTAAGGATATAGAATATAGAAGGTGCATTCAATGGGATCGTCTAAAGTACACCGTATCGGCCCATTGGGCAACACGTAGCCGTCTACCTACCTGGTTTTGAAATAGGCAAGGTAGTTTGCCATTTTGGTAGCTGCCATGCACCGTCGGCTATGCAAGGCTGCATCACCGCGTATGCCAAAGAGAGAATTCAAGCTACAAGCTACAAGCTGCATAGACACTCGCCTCAGATTTGGGAGAAGTTGGGTTGGATGGATCCGTTTGGTACGCATCTCATCCACCAGATGAGAGATGCGAAGGGTGGGTGGTAGGGAgtagagaagaggagagggacAAGTTGGATCAGGGGTGGGGGACGAAAGGAAAGCgtgagaggcagagagaagtgCAGGCACTTTGACCAAGTAGAGGGAAATTtgctgaagcagcagccaagaggtTTTGGTTCTGGCAGGTGTCACGCCTGGTCCCATAATGCAGCTAGCCTCGTCGCCTTTGTGTTCATGTTTCCTCTCGTCCAGTCCTTGCACTTTCATCTGTTCTCCACCTCGCAGCTGCAAGAAGCCTTTCATCTGCTCGCCTTGCATTAAagtttttcctttctctttgtttATTTCCGTCCCTTCTTGCGTGCACaacctttctcttcctctttcatCCTCTCAACCCTTGTTCATCACGCAAAGACATCTAACAGGCTCGCGCTTTGGAAACAAAACAGACTGCATCTACTAGTCACACGGTATGTTTGCAACTGAATTCATTCTCATCTCCATTCAGATTCTCTATCAAATTTTCCATCAGATTCTCTAACGATTTCTCATAGAAAACCACAATCCAAGTGCCATCATGCCGCCACGTCCACAGGGAACTTCACGCCCACGGCGAGGCGGGCAACCGCCTGCTATCAACTGGAAGACCGGCGCAAGCGTTTCCGTCAAAGTGGGTGGTTTGCCGCCCAATGTCACTTCTGCAGATTTGCTGCAATGGTTTTCGGATTACGGCACCATTGTATTTTGTAATATCACATATGGCGCTGCTAGTGAGGCTCAGGCTCCAGCATCCGCTGTCATCAACTTCGAACCTGTACCCAGTACTGCCTTCTGGGAGGCTGGTTCAATCGTTGTTCAACACCCTGATTCTGCAAAGTACCCCAAGGGTATCAAACTCCGCCTTTCAGCTGAATCTCGTCGCGAACGATTGTTCCAAAGTCGCGTCAATCCAGACGTACAGTACCCTACAAAAATCACGGCCAGCATCAACTCACTTGGCTTTGGTTCCATGATCGGTGCTGCCGCGATCAATGTTCGCAAATCAGTCACTTCGTCCAACACTACAGAGGACTTCATCCTTGAGCTAGATGTATTGGCAAAGCGCCTAGTCATTTACTTTCCACTTGCCGTCAAACAAGGTGATGGCCATTATCAAACCAAGCAGCTCAAACTCCTCGCCGAAGTCTCTCAATTGCAGACTGCCTTCTACATCACAGAAAAGGGACAAGAGGCCTTTATTTTACCATTTCCAATACCTCCCCAGTATTTCTGGAAATTCGATGAATTAGAGCGGGCTGCTCTTGCCTCACGTCGCACCAACTGGCGCGCTCAAGACTCCTGGAAGAGAGCCACAGACATTATGGAGGACGATACAATCCCACTGGATTTCCCCGTCTCTTCTAATCCTACTTCGTTCAGATCGGCGTATCTAGATGTCGGTCGGTGGACGGCCTTTCGTGTTGCTGTGAATGCCACGAATGGACCTGGCAAGCTGGCAGTCCAACACCTGAGATTAGCGCTGGAAGATTTGAATATCAAACTACAAATCTGTGATCGATTCCACGTTGGTAATTCCACGATGACAATGTGGGACTACCTTGACCATCACAGCGTTGAGGAAGACCAACatgccttggccagcttgctGCTATCCAATACCCCCTTCGTCCACCTGGACTTTGCGGTTCGGTTTCAACTGGAAGTATGCATCACCCGCCGCGTACTCAACGAACATACGGTATCCTTGGAGTTCTTGCAAAAGCTAGCTGCTCTGCATCCACTCGATGCGAAGCACCGCCTGGAAGTTCTTGTGGATCAAGAGGAGGTTGTGCACAATCCCATGGACATATTTGCAAGGCGGACCATGACACCCTATAGACCGGCGACAAGAATCCCGCATTACTGCGTGTTGGCGCGGAAGGCCACTGTGACCCCTACTTCTCTTCTACTCAGCTCGCCCGCCGTTGAGACCTCGAACAGGGTTCTCCGATATTTTAACCAAGCCCAAGACCGCTTTTTGAGAGTGCAGTTTGTGGATGAAGCGGAGAGCGGCCGTATGACCATGAACTCCcacaacaaaaaagagataTGGAAGAAGTTGCTCAGAACCCTGTACGAAGGCATCCAAATTGGCGATCGGCGATACGAATTTTTGGCTTTCGGCAGCTCACAGCTCAGACAGTCTGGAGCCTATTTCTTCTGCCCAACTGATCATATTTCATGTCAAGATATCCGTCAGTGGATGGGCCAAGTCAGTCATATCAGAATCGTGGCCAAGTACGCGGCTCGGCTGGGTCAATGTTTCTCTACAACAAGAGAGATGAAGGGCGTCCCCATCCCAGATGTGCGACCCATTGCAGATATCGAGCGAAATGGTTACTGTTTTACTGATGGAGTTGGCATGATATCCGGCTTCATGGCTCGGATGATTGTTGAAGAGCTCACCTTGGAAGTATTCAACGACCCATCTGCATTTCAATTTCGCATGGGTGGGTGCAAAGGTGTACTGGTCGTCTGGCCCCAGGCCAAGAAAAGCGAGGTGTATATCCGAGAATCCCAGGAGAAGTTCAAAGCCGACGCCAAAAACTTGGAGATTATCAAGTGCGCCAAGTATACCTCTGCTACACTCAACCGACAAACAATCACTATTCTGGAGCACCTTGGTGTGCCGAAGAAGGCTTTTATGGATATTTTGGAGAAACAGATTTCTCTCTacgaagaagctgccaaggACAACAGAGTGGCGGTTGGCATGCTGAAAAAGTGTGTGGACGAGAACCAGTCTACCTTGGTCCTGGCTGAACTCTTGCAGGCTGGCTTCAAGACTAAGAATTGTCAGGAACCGTTTGTGGTCAACTTGCTAAATCTTTGGCGGTCTTGGTCTTTGAAATTACTCAAAGAAAAGGCTAGAATCGCCATCGAACAGAGCGCCTTTGTTCTGGGTTGTGTGGACGAGACGGGTACTTTGAGAGGCCACTCAAATGCAACCGAAGGCACCTCCGACAAAGATGTCAACAAGCTTCCCCAAATCTTTTTGCAGGTGTCTGACTCCAAAATATACGACACAACCAAAGTGATCAAGGGCATTTGTGTTGTCGGGCGAAATCCGTCATTGCACCCAGGCGATATTCGGGTAGTTGAGGCAGTTGATATTCCTGAGCTGCACCACCTTAAagacgtcgtcgtcttccccTCAACAGGAGATCGTCCGGTCCCCAACATGCTATCTGGCGGAGACCTTGATGGGGATGATTTCTTCGTCATTTGGGAACCCAGCCTGATTCCTGAGAAGTGGAATCACCCGGCCATGAATTATTCTAGCCCACCGCCGCCGAAGCTTGATCGGGATGTCAACGTTAACGATTTACGAGACTTCTTTGTAAATTACATGAAGAATGACGTGCTTCCGCTCATCGCAACGGCTCACTTGGCGTTGGCCGACCGGTTTGACCCTGCATCACCCATTTGTAAGTAGAGGAAACATGTGTTGAGACTTctgtcccccccccccccttctttttattttccttcttcttcttcttcttttgtgcATACTAATGGATTCGATAATTTGTAGGCCTGAGACTGGCTGAGCTTCACTCCAAAGCGGTCGACTATCCAAAGACTGGCGACCCCGCGGAGTTCAATCACGATATGTACAACCCTCAGAGTTGGCCGCATTtcatggagaagcagcaaagatATAAATCGGCCAGAGCCCTGGGAGCAATATATGATAGGGTGATCAAGCAGACTATCGAATTCCGACCTGACTGGGAAAACGCTTTTGATAAGCGAATCCTCAACAGATATCAGCTTGATACTGGAATGCTCAAGAGCGCCAGGCAGATCAAAGGCCAGTATGACGCTGCGGTGCGTCGTATATTGTCGCACCACAATCTGGGTACCGAGTTTGAGTTGTACACGTCCTGGGCTATGACGAAGCCAGCGATCGGAAGTGACTACAAGCGACAGGAAGAACTGGGCAGGGAATTCGACGCCATCAAAGACAGATTCCGTGGCTTGTGCTTTGAAGCCGCCGGTGGTCGCGACGAGGACAAGATTGACATATTCGTGGCAGCCATGTATAAAATCACGGAACAAGAAATCGCGATTGCACTTTTTGAGCATCGTCGTGGAGCAACGAATGAGGCTAGCAATCTCATTCCAGCCCGAAAGCTCGAAACAAAGTCAATGCCTCTGATTAGCTTCCCTTGGATCTTCCCTTGGGTCATGATTCGAGTCGCATCAGATGGAAAATACGATCCAAAAGGCTCGATACTCGCTGCGGCTCATCGCGCTATGCCTGTTCCTGCGCTTTCCATTGTTCATGACGCCTCAGGAGACGCATCCGGACTCCGCGCATCCGAAGCTGTACTCCCACAGAGCGCAttgaatgatgaagatgaagagatcgCAGTCGCTGCTTCAGAGGAAGAGAACAAGGAAGGAAAATTGCCACAGGGCATGGAGGCGATGTCTCTACTTGACGACTTTGACAGCTGATTTCTGGCTCAAGGTTACCTTCTCAGCTTGCCTAGTGTGCTGGTTGAGGCTTACTATGGCGTCCTCGACTTATTTTACCAAGTTTTAATTCGTTACTTGATCCTGACAGACTCCCCTCTGCTGTTTTCTCGTTTTTATTTAACAAGTTGTTCCTATTTCCTACTCTGCCACTGGCATAATTTGAACTTGACTTTACATTTCCTAACTTATCGCAATCCCGGTGATGTCACTTTCATTGATATCCAGTGATATCGTTGTCCTGCCATTGTATGCATGATCATCCCACTCTCTCGCCCCAAGAGAGACGTCCCTACAAGCTTTATGTCTGTGGACCAAAGCAATGTCCCTCCTCCCTTCATCGCCTGACACATAGATCGGTTCTGAGCACCCACTTTTCTCCTTGTTGTACTTCTCTTCCTTCGTGCTATAATTGTTTTGGCTTGTGTTTAGTATTGTTGACTGATAGGCTAGCAAACACGCAAGCAAATAATGAAGCTGACTTACCAGCAGACAATCGTCGCCATGCTTGTGCAAAAGCAACATTCCAGTTTCGAGCGACACAGCGATTTCTTCAGCCGCTGATTTGCGATCATGAGGATAAAATACTGTCTCTCCGCCAATGCATCCCTCTGCGGCAGAAGTCAGATACAAGAGGAGCGTCCAGGTCGTTTTGACAGATACAGAGTCGAGCATCAGATAGTTCGAGTCATCATCTAGGGACGGAAAAAGACCATTGTTTTTCAATTAGTAAGTGTGTTTCTCAAGGGGATCGTTTGGATGTAAAGTAACTTCGTACAGTGGCAGTCAAAGTATTGGCCTTTGGAGTAGCGGTATATGCGGATATTGGGGTTGAGACCGATCGGTTCGCCGCCCCTATACGAATGCGGAGATGGTTCAGTTCATCCATGTGCTGCTTCGTCTTGAAAATATACATTTGACTCACCAAAGGCTTTTGATCGATTCATCCTCCAGAATCAACTCTTTCAGCCCGGTAGTGTCCCACAGCCTGCGGGCAAAGTCTGGATCATTGATCTGGAATCTATCATTCACACGGACTGCTTCCCCCTTTTTCGGCTTTGAAGGGGTTGTCTGCAGTGGCAAAGTCTTGAGATATGCCACATAATCGCGGCAGAGAGAacgagggaaaaaagatgaGACGAGAACAATATTTGACGTTGCGGGATGCAGCTCTGGGTATAGCTGAACAACTGGCAGAGGGGGCTTGAACATGGGCCATGACGGTGCCGCTTGAGGTGCAGCTTGGAGAGCCGAGGCCGATGACTTTGAGGATTTAGCCTTTGGCATTTGGGGCAGATGGCTTTCGGCTCAGCGTTACCGGTGAAGCTATACTGAGGGCATTCGGGGCTTGAGATGGGGAAGTGCGCAGAAGTCAGTGGATCAATGCGGATGGATGGACCAGCCGATTTACATGGAATGTGAGACGGAGCAACCGCTTTCTCGAATCAATGGATGGATTTGGACCAGAATCTGGGAACAACCGAACTGGATCACAGGCGCACCGCAAATGtacttgttttgttttgaacTTGTGCCGCCGGTTTGAGTCGAGCGTTCAATTCGGCTTGTCGCACTGTCCGCGGGCGGGTATTCGATTGATGCATACTGGAAAAGTGGTAAAGATGCACTAAAACGCGGCCATTGCTTTTATCAAAACTAACCTCGAACGCCCGCaattctcatcttcatgCCAGCAAACTACTGTCCGTCGGCAATAACCAGTCTCCtggaaatgaaaagaaactAGGCACACTCGCAATAATCACAAGAAGAGACAAGGCAAGCTAAAAACCTTGATATGCCCTGTTAAGCCGAAATATCCACCATGTTTCGGGCGCAACCACAAGCCATGTCTCAAGAGGGatcagcatcgtcaccaCCTCAGTCAATTCGCCGCCAACCAGACATCAATGCATACTCGGCCTCTTGGTCACGCCCTCTGAAGCAATTCGGGCTCTTTTTCCTAGGTGCTGCCTTTACCGCGGCATCTGTCGGGGTGTCTCGCCGGTCTGTGGTGCGTCGCCAGCGCGATTCTTTCCCAAAGTTTTACACATCCAACCGCCCTGGGCCCGAGGATGGCAACAATTCGGAAGGCGCTCTACTGGGAATCCACGCTTTAGGATTGGCGACACTCAACGTTTCAAGCTTTGCGGTGCTTCTAACGGGAGGGCTATCGTGGGCGTTTGATTTAAGCTCTGTTGATGAgctgaggacgaggacaaaGGCTGCCCTACAGAGACCTGGGGGTGAAGTCAGTCcggaagacgagaaagaaTTTGAGCAGATGATTGACAATCTGATGGCGAAGTTGGGAATGGATAAGGTCTCAAGCAAGgacggagatgatggaaaccAGAAAGACTCGGGAGAGAAGTAACGGCTTGGTTTCAGAAGTTTTATCACGCAATTTTTACGCCAAGATCTTGCTATTCTATGGCAAAAGGCAGGATCAAGAAGGCGACACTCTGATAtgccaagatgatgagaatTCGGATATCGAGTCGATATCGCCGATCATGTACAACTACTGCATTAcatggctttgatgatgatttgcaCTAATTGATGAGTGCTTGGGCGTTATTTGTACAATATTGGGACAATCACAGGAAAATTTGTATGCACAGATACCATCTACTACGGCTCTTCTTGAACCTGAGAGGGTGGAAATGGCGGAGCACGAAACaacagctctctctctctcctctccacaATGCGAATACGAAACGAATACGCACGGCTTTACTTTCCATTTGAGGCACGGCACGGATACCAAGGCTGAAATGTgaatttttcctttttcaatTTGGATTACCAGTTGCGACTATGGCGCATTCTATCAAATGTACCCGTTGAAACTCCATATTATACAGGCTGTGAGCATCTCTAAGTGTCTCAGCAAAACGCATATTCTTGGCGGCACTcggccgcagcagcttgaaagaagaggtgagcaaataaaaagcaaaaagaaaagcaaaggaagaaaaaggaagaaaattACAACAAATCCTGCTGGAGAATGCAATGCCCCCCCAAAGTCTATATCATGCACGCCTGCGGCGAAAAATTCGAGCTCCTGAAAATGTGTGACAGGCTAAAAACTCTTCAAAACTGAATACCTTGTTTCTCGTCCCTCCATATTTTGTTTCTGCCGTTGACGGTCAAGAAACGTTTCACCTGTGggcgtttcttttttcgtgtctttttttctttttttcttttagtttGTTTTTACTTATGGTTCTGTCTTCAGAGCCTTTCGCCATTCTTGGACGTCGTCAAGGCCTTCGAGGCTTCCCCTGCGGCCCCAGTTTGCGGGTTGCCTCTTGAGGAAAGCCCCCACGGCGCCTAGGTATCCCTCATGGCGCAGGAAATATGCCTG is part of the Trichoderma atroviride chromosome 1, complete sequence genome and encodes:
- a CDS encoding uncharacterized protein (EggNog:ENOG41), with protein sequence MPKAKSSKSSASALQAAPQAAPSWPMFKPPLPVVQLYPELHPATSNIVLVSSFFPRSLCRDYVAYLKTLPLQTTPSKPKKGEAVRVNDRFQINDPDFARRLWDTTGLKELILEDESIKSLWGGEPIGLNPNIRIYRYSKGQYFDCHYDDSNYLMLDSVSVKTTWTLLLYLTSAAEGCIGGETVFYPHDRKSAAEEIAVSLETGMLLLHKHGDDCLLHEGREVQQGEKWVLRTDLCVRR
- a CDS encoding uncharacterized protein (EggNog:ENOG41~TransMembrane:1 (o41-58i)), encoding MFRAQPQAMSQEGSASSPPQSIRRQPDINAYSASWSRPLKQFGLFFLGAAFTAASVGVSRRSVVRRQRDSFPKFYTSNRPGPEDGNNSEGALLGIHALGLATLNVSSFAVLLTGGLSWAFDLSSVDELRTRTKAALQRPGGEVSPEDEKEFEQMIDNLMAKLGMDKVSSKDGDDGNQKDSGEK